A genomic window from Companilactobacillus alimentarius DSM 20249 includes:
- the recX gene encoding recombination regulator RecX, protein MAKITKIQAQKRKGRFNIYLDGKYAFPVAENTLIEFRLMKDVELTDNQVKEIQDRENVNKAYGDAVNYLSYQLRTEKEIKEYLYKKEYHKDAVEITLQRLRDLHYLDDDNYAQSFINTQLRMSANGPKIIEQKLVKKGVPNNIIQDKLSGIDRDILLENAIEFAQKQVRKQKRASFQQMLTKLRQSLYQKGFDGEITSEAIKKLDLQVDEDEELEKLRNMITKVQHRYDKPAKLINYLMTKGYHYDEIKKVLDADN, encoded by the coding sequence TTGGCAAAAATTACGAAAATCCAGGCCCAGAAACGTAAGGGGAGATTCAATATTTATCTTGATGGTAAGTATGCTTTTCCTGTAGCAGAGAATACTTTGATTGAGTTTCGCTTGATGAAAGATGTTGAATTAACTGATAATCAAGTTAAAGAGATTCAAGATCGTGAAAATGTGAATAAAGCCTATGGCGATGCAGTAAATTATTTGAGTTATCAATTGCGGACGGAAAAAGAAATCAAAGAATATTTATATAAGAAGGAATATCACAAGGACGCAGTTGAGATAACGTTGCAGCGCTTGCGAGATCTCCATTATCTTGACGACGATAATTACGCTCAGAGTTTTATCAACACTCAATTACGGATGAGTGCCAATGGGCCGAAAATTATTGAGCAAAAATTAGTCAAAAAGGGTGTTCCAAATAATATTATTCAAGATAAATTGAGTGGAATTGATCGGGATATTTTATTAGAAAACGCAATTGAATTTGCTCAAAAACAAGTTCGTAAACAAAAACGAGCTTCTTTTCAACAAATGTTGACTAAACTTCGTCAGAGTCTCTATCAAAAGGGATTTGATGGTGAAATCACTAGTGAGGCAATAAAAAAATTAGATTTACAAGTTGATGAAGATGAGGAGCTTGAAAAATTAAGAAATATGATAACTAAAGTGCAACACCGCTACGATAAACCAGCCAAATTGATCAATTATTTGATGACAAAAGGTTACCATTATGATGAAATAAAAAAAGTGTTAGACGCAGACAATTAA